The DNA region GCGCCCAACTGCGACCGGGCATCCTCATAAAGAGAGGCCAACGAACTGTTCTGTTCGGCTACAAGAGTCGTTTCCATTGTCCTAAAGCGCGCTCACCACAGCGCGGCCCGCGTCGATCCAACCATATCCCTTCTCTTCTAACTCCAGCGCAAGCTCTTTGCCGCCCGACTTGACGATCCGCCCGTCCGCCATCACGTGCACATAATCGGGAACGATGTAGTTGAGCAACCGCTGATAGTGCGTAACCACGATGATCGACCGCTCGGGCGAGCGCAGCGAGTTGACACCGTTGGCCACCACCTGAAGCGCATCGATATCAAGACCCGAATCGGTCTCGTCCAATACGCAGAGTTTTGGCTGAAGCACCGCCATCTGGAAAATCTCGTTCCGCTTCTTCTCTCCGCCCGAGAAGCCCTCGTTGACGGGTCGCTTCAGCATCTCGGGGTCCATGTTCAAAAGCGCCATCTGCTTCTTGGCCAGCGCCATAAACTCGACGGCGTCCAACTCTTGCTCGCCGCGATACTTGCGAACCGCGTTGTAAGCCGCCTTCAGAAAGTAGAGATTATTGACCCCGGGGATCTCGACCGGATACTGGAAAGCCATAAACACGCCTTCGGCCGCCCGCTCTTCCGGCTCCATCTCTAAAAGGTCATGGCCGTTGTAGACGATCTCGCCTTCGGCAACCTCGTAATCGTGATGACCGGCGATCACCCTAGCGAGCGTGCTCTTTCCCGAGCCGTTCGGCCCCATGATGGCGTGCACCTCGCCCGGTTCCACCTTCAGGTCGATGCCTTTGAGGATCGTAGCGTCCTCGACCTTGACGTGCAGATTTCTTATCTCAAGCATTCTCTTGATGTCTCCTGTTTGACTTCTATTATCCGACGCTGCCTTCCAAACTGATGCCCAGCAGCTTCTGCGCTTCGACGGCAAACTCCATGGGAAGCTCTCGAAAGACTTCCTTGCAAAAACCGTTCACGATCATGTTGACCGCGTCTTCCGTCGGGATGCCCCGCTGCCGGCAATAAAAAATCTGATCTTCGCCGATCTTCGATGTGGACGCCTCGTGCTCGACGCTGGCAGTCTTGTTCTTCACCTCGATATAGGGGAAGGTA from Armatimonadota bacterium includes:
- the sufC gene encoding Fe-S cluster assembly ATPase SufC; translated protein: MLEIRNLHVKVEDATILKGIDLKVEPGEVHAIMGPNGSGKSTLARVIAGHHDYEVAEGEIVYNGHDLLEMEPEERAAEGVFMAFQYPVEIPGVNNLYFLKAAYNAVRKYRGEQELDAVEFMALAKKQMALLNMDPEMLKRPVNEGFSGGEKKRNEIFQMAVLQPKLCVLDETDSGLDIDALQVVANGVNSLRSPERSIIVVTHYQRLLNYIVPDYVHVMADGRIVKSGGKELALELEEKGYGWIDAGRAVVSAL